In Antennarius striatus isolate MH-2024 chromosome 8, ASM4005453v1, whole genome shotgun sequence, a single window of DNA contains:
- the rps3a gene encoding small ribosomal subunit protein eS1, translating to MAVGKNKRLTKGGKKGAKKKIVDPFSKKDWYDVKAPAMFNIRNLGKTLVTRTQGTRIASDGLKGRVFEVSLADLQNDEVAFRKFKLITEDVQGKNCLTNFHGMDLTRDKMCSMVKKWQTMIEAHVDVKTTDGYLLRLFCVGFTKKRTNQIRKTSYAQHQQVRQIRKKMMEIMTREVQTNDLKEVVNKLIPDSVGKDIEKACQSIYPLHDVYVRKVKMLKKPKFELGKLMELHGEGGSGSAAKATGDDTGAKVERADGYEPPIQETV from the exons TGTGGACCCTTTTTCCAAGAAGGACTGGTATGATGTCAAGGCACCAGCCATGTTCAACATCCGCAATCTTGGCAAGACCTTGGTCACTAGGACTCAGGGAACCA GAATCGCCTCCGATGGTCTTAAGGGTCGTGTATTCGAGGTGAGCCTTGCTGACCTGCAGAACGATGAGGTAGCCTTCCGCAAGTTCAAGCTCATTACAGAGGATGTTCAGGGCAAGAACTGCCTGACCAACTTCCACGGAATGGACCTGACCCGTGACAAGATGTGCTCCATGGTCAAGAAGTGGCAG ACCATGATTGAAGCCCATGTGGATGTGAAGACCACAGATGGCTACCTTCTGCGTCTATTCTGTGTGGGTTTTACAAAGAAGCGCACAAACCAGATCAGGAAGACCTCCTATGCCCAGCACCAACAGGTCCGCCAGATCCGCAAGAAGATGATGGAGATCATGACCCGTGAAGTTCAGACCAACGACCTGAAGGAAGTTGTTAACAAACT GATCCCTGACAGTGTTGGCAAGGACATTGAGAAGGCCTGCCAGTCCATCTACCCTCTACACGATGTCTACGTTCGCAAGGTCAAGATGCTGAAGAAACCCAAGTTTGAGT TGGGCAAACTGATGGAGCTCCATGGCGAGGGCGGTTCTGGAAGTGCTGCAAAGGCCACTGGTGATGACACTGGAGCCAAAGTAGAGAGGGCTGATGGCTATGAGCCCCCCATCCAGGAGACAGTCTAA
- the sh3d19 gene encoding SH3 domain-containing protein 19 isoform X1 — translation MSMAEACHEDGGGDRRDLRDVRGRDQTTDPPERLKPAHSHCSQGPLSSIRAAIKRTKTISQSDQSRDRRRPEITIVSAAPLVSHNWFSGTPRVYPPPPESDWSTGIRGVPQCPPSYDQVIQEKSQCTSRPTAAPRRTACTVSSATQTEPVRENPTTPVPSEKRPTGRKPQKPPRPSRRKQALGEPATGGVACTDKNAQRSTTVSATAEETSGSDLNQPGPAHSTLTCSRSVTVFWDVPTYLLSAAAAETSPSSSDLRPGERPVPLPRTKLPKQVIKGEDKLQTLISVTDIHEDIHSDAVKVPEEYLKELLEAFPAEFEESSDIVNQSDEALQAEDGGEMNSKDMSSQRDMRARIQAFEVQSGTSDKNGLAKTEPQSGKLTNKPPVATKPSGSVKLLTQQNTDDSQNVSSATVPPTPAPKPSKKPMGLSVQQELETLHNRMSAPNRSRPSVLTRASCFCEDEDSPATPTPPAKPFKEPLKPNLNFNNHNSASVVTENVYVDSPSNPVVVKPLTALDSRPSMAQRPTIIKVPKAASFSDSPPPLPAQKPVGNTTPILPPQIGREPSLPPRKLTKSETLSPRPLPAKVGPGRPPPPSLKAIGRSHTVGWDIPLKPEAPKGKPQGKGPVLPPRPNPGHRLYNKYILQLPHGIATFDHNGSNTGELSFQKNEVLLLLEQIDHGVFECQVGDAKGRIRSSHMKVITPLDTAYHSSPPQDAGAPDPDRADDRLKVQAIHDFTPEAPEELGLRAGDVVTMVEQVDREWYRGTCRGTTGFFPVNYVKVLSNSPKLPPERKVKPLPPSVSGPRCVARFDFEGEHSDELTFSEGDVIQLKEYAGQDWARGQVGAFIGIFPLNFVEIVEDLPPPSRQQERKSIRIPLPGMVPSPGAQPEVAKPSQTPQSNTEWVVAMYDFAGNSDGDLSFEIGDVIQITKHIDAEWSKGRLNGREGIFPRVFVKSSSGQQSSSTQQEAAAGECRAKALYNFTSDCDEELSLQIGDIITNLESIDEEWFLGELRGKRALVPKNYVKVLD, via the exons CCAAGGACCATTGTCTTCTATACGAGCTGCTATCAAAAGAA CGAAAACAATCTCTCAGAGTGACCAAAGCAGGGACCGAAG GCGCCCAGAGATCACCATTGTCTCAGCTGCACCTTTAGTCAGTCACAACTGGTTCTCAGGAACCCCCAGGGTTTACCCTCCCCCTCCTGAGTCGGACTGGTCCACCGGCATCAGGGGTGTTCCACAG TGCCCACCATCCTATGACCAGGTGATCCAAGAGAAGAGCCAGTGTACCAGCAGGCCCACTGCGGCGCCCCGTCGGACCGCCTGTACCGTTTCAAGCGCTACCCAAACTGAGCCTGTGAGGGAAAACCCCACAACCCCTGTCCCGTCAGAGAAAAGACCAACTG GCAGAAAGCCACAAAAACCACCGAGGCCATCACGGCGGAAACAAGCGCTCGGAGAACCGGCCACAGGAGGTGTTGCATGCACTGACAAGAACGCTCAAAGAAGCACCACAGTATCGGCCACAGCCGAGGAAACCAGTGGTTCAGATTTAAATCAACCCGGCCCAGCACATTCCACCCTCACATGCAGCAGATCTGTCACTGTATTCTGGGATGTTCCCACATATcttctttctgctgctgctgctgaaaccAGTCCATCCTCATCAGACTTAAGACCTGGTGAAAGGCCTGTTCCACTTCCTCGCACAAAACTTCCAAAGCAGGTGATTAAGGGAGAGGACAAACTTCAGACTTTGATCAGTGTCACTGACATTCATGAAGACATTCACTCTGATGCAGTAAAAGTTCCAGAGGAGTATTTGAAGGAGCTATTGGAGGCGTTTCCTGCAGAGTTCGAGGAGAGCAGTGATATTGTCAACCAATCAGACGAGGCATTGCAAGCTGAAGATGGTGGCGAAATGAACTCCAAGGATATGTCCAGTCAACGTGATATGCGGGCCAGGATCCAGGCCTTTGAAGTCCAGAGTGGCACCTCTGACAAAAATGGACTCGCGAAAACAGAACCTCAATCTGGAAAGTTGACTAACAAACCTCCAGTCGCCACGAAACCGTCTGGATCTGTGAAACTTCTCACTCAACAGAATACAGATGACAGTCAGAATGTCTCATCAGCCACCGTCCCCCCTACTCCAGCCCCCAAACCGTCAAAGAAACCAATGGGACTATCTGTGCAACAGGAACTAGAGACTTTACACAATAGGATGTCCGCCCCAAACCGATCACGCCCATCTGTGCTGACCAGGGCCAGCTGCTTCTGTGAAGATGAGGATTCACCAGCGACCCCCACACCTCCAGCGAAGCCTTTTAAGGAACCCCTGAAGCCCAACTTGAACTTTAACAACCATAACTCAGCCTCTGTGGTCACAGAGAACGTGTATGTGGACAGTCCATCAA ATCCCGTCGTGGTCAAACCTCTTACGGCTCTGGACAGCAGACCGAGCATGGCACAGAGGCCGACCATCATCAAGGTTCCGAAAGCCGCCTCAT TCTCAGAcagccctcctcctctccctgctcAGAAGCCTGTAGGAAACACCACACCCATCCTCCCTCCCCAG ATTGGTCGTGAACCATCGCTGCCACCTCG GAAGCTGACTAAAAGCGAAACACTTTCGCCTCGCCCACTGCCGGCCAAAGTTGGGCCAGGGAGACCTCCTCCCCCCAGTCTTAAGGCCATAGGTCGTTCCCATACAGTAGGGTGGGACATTCCACTAAAACCAGAAGCACCCAAAGGAAAGCCTCAAGGGAAAGGACCTGTTTTACCTCCGAGGCCCAATCCAGGCCATCGTCTCTACAACAAATACATT CTTCAGCTTCCTCATGGGATAGCTACTTTTGACCACAATGGGAGCAACACGGGAGAACTGTCATTTCAG AAAAATGAAGtgcttctgctgctggagcagaTCGATCACGGGGTATTTGAGTGTCAAGTCGGAGATGCCAAAGGCAGAATCCGGTCGTCTCACATGAAGGTCATAACTCCTCTTGACACAGCCTATCACTCGTCACCACCACAG GATGCTGGGGCACCTGATCCAGACAGAGCTGACGATAGGCTTAAGGTTCAGGCCATACATGACTTCACTCCAG AGGCTCCGGAAGAGCTGGGCCTGAGGGCGGGAGATGTTGTGACTATGGTGGAGCAGGTAGACCGTGAGTGGTATAGAGGCACCTGCAGGGGAACCACCGGTTTCTTCCCTGTCAATTATGTGAAGGTTCTG TCAAATTCACCAAAGTTACCCCCTGAACGGAAAGTGAAGCCGCTGCCACCATCAGTCAG CGGCCCGAGATGCGTGGCAAGGTTTGACTTTGAGGGGGAGCACAGTGACGAGCTGACATTCTCCGAAGGAGATGTGATCCAGCTGAAGGAGTACGCTGGACAGGACTGGGCTCGGGGACAGGTTGGAGCCTTCATTGGGATCTTCCCTCTGAATTTCGTGGAGATTGTTGAAGATCTGCCTCCACCCTCGAGGCAGCAGGAGAGAAAGTCCATCAGGATTCCTCTACCCG GCATGGTTCCTTCTCCAGGTGCACAACCTGAAGTTGCCAAACCTTCTCAG ACACCCCAGTCCAACACAGAGTGGGTGGTGGCCATGTATGATTTTGCTGGGAACTCGGACGGCGATTTGTCTTTTGAAATCGGCGACGTCATTCAGATCACCAAACACATCGATGCCGAGTGGAGCAAAGGCCGGCTGAATGGCAGAGAGGGCATATTCCCCAGGGTTTTCGTCAAGAGCAGCTCGG GCCAACAGTCATCCAGTACccagcaggaagctgctgctggagagTGCAGAGCCAAGGCTTTGTACAACTTCACGTCCGACTGTGACGAGGAGCTCTCTCTACAG ATCGGGGATATCATAACTAATCTGGAGTCCATTGATGAAGAATGGTTCTTGGGTGAACTGAGAGGGAAACGGGCTCTGGTGCCAAAAAACTATGTGAAAGTACTGGATTAG
- the sh3d19 gene encoding SH3 domain-containing protein 19 isoform X2: MSMAEACHEDGGGDRRDLRDVRGRDQTTDPPERLKPAHSHCSQGPLSSIRAAIKRTKTISQSDQSRDRRRPEITIVSAAPLVSHNWFSGTPRVYPPPPESDWSTGIRGVPQVIQEKSQCTSRPTAAPRRTACTVSSATQTEPVRENPTTPVPSEKRPTGRKPQKPPRPSRRKQALGEPATGGVACTDKNAQRSTTVSATAEETSGSDLNQPGPAHSTLTCSRSVTVFWDVPTYLLSAAAAETSPSSSDLRPGERPVPLPRTKLPKQVIKGEDKLQTLISVTDIHEDIHSDAVKVPEEYLKELLEAFPAEFEESSDIVNQSDEALQAEDGGEMNSKDMSSQRDMRARIQAFEVQSGTSDKNGLAKTEPQSGKLTNKPPVATKPSGSVKLLTQQNTDDSQNVSSATVPPTPAPKPSKKPMGLSVQQELETLHNRMSAPNRSRPSVLTRASCFCEDEDSPATPTPPAKPFKEPLKPNLNFNNHNSASVVTENVYVDSPSNPVVVKPLTALDSRPSMAQRPTIIKVPKAASFSDSPPPLPAQKPVGNTTPILPPQIGREPSLPPRKLTKSETLSPRPLPAKVGPGRPPPPSLKAIGRSHTVGWDIPLKPEAPKGKPQGKGPVLPPRPNPGHRLYNKYILQLPHGIATFDHNGSNTGELSFQKNEVLLLLEQIDHGVFECQVGDAKGRIRSSHMKVITPLDTAYHSSPPQDAGAPDPDRADDRLKVQAIHDFTPEAPEELGLRAGDVVTMVEQVDREWYRGTCRGTTGFFPVNYVKVLSNSPKLPPERKVKPLPPSVSGPRCVARFDFEGEHSDELTFSEGDVIQLKEYAGQDWARGQVGAFIGIFPLNFVEIVEDLPPPSRQQERKSIRIPLPGMVPSPGAQPEVAKPSQTPQSNTEWVVAMYDFAGNSDGDLSFEIGDVIQITKHIDAEWSKGRLNGREGIFPRVFVKSSSGQQSSSTQQEAAAGECRAKALYNFTSDCDEELSLQIGDIITNLESIDEEWFLGELRGKRALVPKNYVKVLD, translated from the exons CCAAGGACCATTGTCTTCTATACGAGCTGCTATCAAAAGAA CGAAAACAATCTCTCAGAGTGACCAAAGCAGGGACCGAAG GCGCCCAGAGATCACCATTGTCTCAGCTGCACCTTTAGTCAGTCACAACTGGTTCTCAGGAACCCCCAGGGTTTACCCTCCCCCTCCTGAGTCGGACTGGTCCACCGGCATCAGGGGTGTTCCACAG GTGATCCAAGAGAAGAGCCAGTGTACCAGCAGGCCCACTGCGGCGCCCCGTCGGACCGCCTGTACCGTTTCAAGCGCTACCCAAACTGAGCCTGTGAGGGAAAACCCCACAACCCCTGTCCCGTCAGAGAAAAGACCAACTG GCAGAAAGCCACAAAAACCACCGAGGCCATCACGGCGGAAACAAGCGCTCGGAGAACCGGCCACAGGAGGTGTTGCATGCACTGACAAGAACGCTCAAAGAAGCACCACAGTATCGGCCACAGCCGAGGAAACCAGTGGTTCAGATTTAAATCAACCCGGCCCAGCACATTCCACCCTCACATGCAGCAGATCTGTCACTGTATTCTGGGATGTTCCCACATATcttctttctgctgctgctgctgaaaccAGTCCATCCTCATCAGACTTAAGACCTGGTGAAAGGCCTGTTCCACTTCCTCGCACAAAACTTCCAAAGCAGGTGATTAAGGGAGAGGACAAACTTCAGACTTTGATCAGTGTCACTGACATTCATGAAGACATTCACTCTGATGCAGTAAAAGTTCCAGAGGAGTATTTGAAGGAGCTATTGGAGGCGTTTCCTGCAGAGTTCGAGGAGAGCAGTGATATTGTCAACCAATCAGACGAGGCATTGCAAGCTGAAGATGGTGGCGAAATGAACTCCAAGGATATGTCCAGTCAACGTGATATGCGGGCCAGGATCCAGGCCTTTGAAGTCCAGAGTGGCACCTCTGACAAAAATGGACTCGCGAAAACAGAACCTCAATCTGGAAAGTTGACTAACAAACCTCCAGTCGCCACGAAACCGTCTGGATCTGTGAAACTTCTCACTCAACAGAATACAGATGACAGTCAGAATGTCTCATCAGCCACCGTCCCCCCTACTCCAGCCCCCAAACCGTCAAAGAAACCAATGGGACTATCTGTGCAACAGGAACTAGAGACTTTACACAATAGGATGTCCGCCCCAAACCGATCACGCCCATCTGTGCTGACCAGGGCCAGCTGCTTCTGTGAAGATGAGGATTCACCAGCGACCCCCACACCTCCAGCGAAGCCTTTTAAGGAACCCCTGAAGCCCAACTTGAACTTTAACAACCATAACTCAGCCTCTGTGGTCACAGAGAACGTGTATGTGGACAGTCCATCAA ATCCCGTCGTGGTCAAACCTCTTACGGCTCTGGACAGCAGACCGAGCATGGCACAGAGGCCGACCATCATCAAGGTTCCGAAAGCCGCCTCAT TCTCAGAcagccctcctcctctccctgctcAGAAGCCTGTAGGAAACACCACACCCATCCTCCCTCCCCAG ATTGGTCGTGAACCATCGCTGCCACCTCG GAAGCTGACTAAAAGCGAAACACTTTCGCCTCGCCCACTGCCGGCCAAAGTTGGGCCAGGGAGACCTCCTCCCCCCAGTCTTAAGGCCATAGGTCGTTCCCATACAGTAGGGTGGGACATTCCACTAAAACCAGAAGCACCCAAAGGAAAGCCTCAAGGGAAAGGACCTGTTTTACCTCCGAGGCCCAATCCAGGCCATCGTCTCTACAACAAATACATT CTTCAGCTTCCTCATGGGATAGCTACTTTTGACCACAATGGGAGCAACACGGGAGAACTGTCATTTCAG AAAAATGAAGtgcttctgctgctggagcagaTCGATCACGGGGTATTTGAGTGTCAAGTCGGAGATGCCAAAGGCAGAATCCGGTCGTCTCACATGAAGGTCATAACTCCTCTTGACACAGCCTATCACTCGTCACCACCACAG GATGCTGGGGCACCTGATCCAGACAGAGCTGACGATAGGCTTAAGGTTCAGGCCATACATGACTTCACTCCAG AGGCTCCGGAAGAGCTGGGCCTGAGGGCGGGAGATGTTGTGACTATGGTGGAGCAGGTAGACCGTGAGTGGTATAGAGGCACCTGCAGGGGAACCACCGGTTTCTTCCCTGTCAATTATGTGAAGGTTCTG TCAAATTCACCAAAGTTACCCCCTGAACGGAAAGTGAAGCCGCTGCCACCATCAGTCAG CGGCCCGAGATGCGTGGCAAGGTTTGACTTTGAGGGGGAGCACAGTGACGAGCTGACATTCTCCGAAGGAGATGTGATCCAGCTGAAGGAGTACGCTGGACAGGACTGGGCTCGGGGACAGGTTGGAGCCTTCATTGGGATCTTCCCTCTGAATTTCGTGGAGATTGTTGAAGATCTGCCTCCACCCTCGAGGCAGCAGGAGAGAAAGTCCATCAGGATTCCTCTACCCG GCATGGTTCCTTCTCCAGGTGCACAACCTGAAGTTGCCAAACCTTCTCAG ACACCCCAGTCCAACACAGAGTGGGTGGTGGCCATGTATGATTTTGCTGGGAACTCGGACGGCGATTTGTCTTTTGAAATCGGCGACGTCATTCAGATCACCAAACACATCGATGCCGAGTGGAGCAAAGGCCGGCTGAATGGCAGAGAGGGCATATTCCCCAGGGTTTTCGTCAAGAGCAGCTCGG GCCAACAGTCATCCAGTACccagcaggaagctgctgctggagagTGCAGAGCCAAGGCTTTGTACAACTTCACGTCCGACTGTGACGAGGAGCTCTCTCTACAG ATCGGGGATATCATAACTAATCTGGAGTCCATTGATGAAGAATGGTTCTTGGGTGAACTGAGAGGGAAACGGGCTCTGGTGCCAAAAAACTATGTGAAAGTACTGGATTAG